One genomic region from Argentina anserina chromosome 2, drPotAnse1.1, whole genome shotgun sequence encodes:
- the LOC126784301 gene encoding lachrymatory-factor synthase-like, with amino-acid sequence MESMKLAEAKWEGKTLVELKTLPPQQVWPFLADFFNLQKIVTDLETCYQVEGVPGQPGLIRYCAFQSTDDDQTNGLWGKEKLISMDPIKRCLSYEIIESNMGFGWYVGTMQVIPMNNDEGCIIEWSFVCDPIERMSSKDILFFIQKMAKNIEEAFLSGTSSTV; translated from the coding sequence ATGGAATCAATGAAACTAGCAGAGGCGAAATGGGAAGGGAAAACGTTAGTGGAGCTAAAAACCTTACCACCACAACAGGTCTGGCCTTTCCTAGCCGATTTCTTTAACCTACAAAAAATCGTCACAGACCTTGAAACTTGCTACCAAGTTGAAGGAGTCCCCGGCCAGCCAGGCCTGATCCGCTACTGCGCCTTTCAGTCCACCGACGACGACCAGACCAACGGTCTGTGGGGGAAAGAGAAGTTGATCTCGATGGATCCGATCAAACGGTGCTTGAGCTACGAGATTATTGAGTCTAACATGGGGTTCGGGTGGTATGTTGGAACCATGCAAGTGATACCGATGAACAACGATGAAGGGTGCATTATCGAGTGGTCGTTTGTTTGTGATCCGATCGAAAGGATGTCTTCGAAAGACATCCTGTTTTTTATACAAAAGATGGCAAAGAATATTGAAGAGGCTTTTCTGTCTGGTACTAGTTCTACTGTTTGA